Part of the Flavobacterium sp. MDT1-60 genome, AGCAATGAAAGAAGAGTTGCTATTTATATGGAGGGCACCAAAGATACTTTGGCCCCAGTCAAACAAAAAGAAGGATCCTTTTTTTATTTGGATACTAAAAATTTCAAAACCTTTACCTATGAAGAATCGTATTCTCTGGGTGAGTTTTTATACCGATTGCATTTTCTTGCTCAGGTTCCATATCCTGTAGGTTATTATCTTTCCGGATTTGTAGCTTTATTTTTCTTGTTTGCAATTGTTACCGGTGTTTTATTACACTGGAAAAAAATTGTTTCAAACTTTTATGTTTTCCGTCCAAAGGAAAAATTAAAAACATTGTGGACAGACGCTCATACCGCCTTAGGAATGATTGGTTTGCCTTTTCAGTTTGTATACGCTGTTACCGGAGCTTTTTTTATGATTAAACTTCTGATTGTAGCGCCTGCTGTAATGGCATTATATAAAGGTGATCAAAACAAATTATACAAAGAATTGGAATACACGGATCCTGATTATAAATTTGAAAATAAAAAGTTAGCAAATCCTTTTAACATTGATCAATTGATTGCAAAAGCAAAAAGCAATTGGTCAGATTTTGAAATTACACGTGTTTTTATTCAGAATTATGGCGATGCAAATATGCATGTCTTAGTGGAAGGTGAAATACCTAATCATAAAAAATTTACCGGAGTTGGAAAAGTCGTTTACCGTCTTTCTGATGGAAAGGAGATTGCAAAGAAAAACCCTATTACGCAAAACAACTATTTAGATGTTGTAAAAAATGTTTTGTACCGAATTCATTACGGTGATTACGGTGGCTATTCTCTAAAAATAGTAAGTTTCATTTTAGGAATTATCACTTGTTTTGTGATTATTTCAGGAGTCATGATTTGGTTGGTAGCAAGACAAAAAAACAATATGCCGGAAAAGAAAAGGCGTTTCAATGCAGCTGTTGTTCGTATTTATTTGGCAATCTGTCTAAGTATGTATCCAATCACAGCATTGGCATTTATCGTTACCAAAATATTTTATCCATTAACTCAGAATCATCTTTATACCGTTTATTTTGTGGGCTGGCTGATACTTACGGTGTTTTTTATTCTTAAAAAGAATGATGCCTTTACCAATAAATTTTGTCTGATTTCAGGAAGTATTTTAGGTTTTCTGATCCCGATCACAAATGGAATCGTTTCCGGAAAATGGTTCTGGACTTCGTTTATACAAAATAAAATTCAGGTTTTCTTTATAGATGTTTTCTGGATTGTTCTGGCCTCAATCTCACTTTATGTGGCTTATCATTTAAAAGCTAAAAAAGAGGCTGTTGCCGAAAAATAATTGAAATAATTTGCCCCTAATTGATTTAGCGTATACTTTTACGCTTTTATTCAAAAAATGGGATTTAAAAAACAAGTACGTTTTCTGCATAAATGGCTCGGATTAATTTCCGGGCTTATTGTTTTTATAATAAGTATTACCGGCTGTATCTTTTGTTTTCATGACGAAATAAAAGACATTACCAGAAAAGAATGGCGTTTTGTTGAACCTCAAAAAAAATCCTTTTTGATGCCTTCAGTATTACAGCAAAAGGCAAAAGAAATACTTCCTAAAAATACAGCAAGCATGGTTTCTTATTACGGAAGAAATCGGTCTGCAATTGTCTACACCTATTCAGATACCGAGAATTTATACCTCTATTTTAATCCGTACACAGGAAAATATTTAAAAACTGAAAATCCTGAAACTGATTTTTTTATTATTGTTGAATACATTCATTTGTATTTACTCCTGCCCGATTATATTGGGAAACACATTATTGGTGGCGCAACCATAATCTTTATTTTGTTATTGATTTCAGGGATTATTCAATGGTGGCCGAAACGAAAACATGATATCAAAAGAAGCTTTACTGTTAAATGGTCTTCAAAATGGCGACGCGTAAATTATGACTGGCACAATACATCTGGGTTCTATATTTCTATTACTGTACTTATCCTTGCTATAACCGGATTAACTTTTACATACGAATGGGTTGGACATGGTGTTTATAAAACATTCAATTTTGGCGGAGATAAAGCGTTAGAAACCAAAGCCCCAATAATCGACACGACAAAATTTAAAACCAATAGTATAACAGCAGTCGATCGCGCTTTTATTGAAACTGCAAAATTGCAGCCAAAAGCAGAAATGTTTTTTGTGTTGCTTCCGCAGAAAAAAGGCGACATTATTAGCACTGGGGCTTATCCACATACCTTAAGATATGATCATCAAAGCAATTATTATTTTCATCCGCTTGACGGAAAATTAATTCAGAGTAATCCTTATGATAAAAAGAGTTTGGGCCTGCAGGTTGTCGAAATGAATTACGGAATTCACACTGGTCAAATTCTGGATTTACCAGGAAAAATTATTGCATTTATAGTGAGTTTAATAGCAGCGGCATTACCAGTAACCGGTTTTGTGATTTGGTATGGAAGAAGAAAAAAAAGCCGTAAAAATTTAAAGGCATAAAAAAAACCGTCTCGTTAAAAAACGAGACGGTTCTTAAAATATCTTTGAAATTACTTTAGTTTCTATCCGCTAAAGCATTTTTCTGTAAGTTTTTAACTGAGCTAACTTTGCTATTTTCATAAGCAACTTCGCATAGACTATTTTCATTAAAGAAAATCCATTTTCCAGTTTTCAATCCGTCTGTGTATTCTCCCACGGCAACTTTATTTCCTTTTTCATCATACGATACCCAAACGCCATCCAGTTTACCATCCTTAAAGAAACCTTCTTGTTGTACTTTACCATTTTCAAAGTAATAAGTAGCTTTTACTTTATTTCCAACAGCTTCTAATTCTGGTTTTACCTCTTGTGCAACTAAAATTCCAGAGAACATCATTGCAACTAAAATCACACATTTTTTCATATCTTTAGGTATTAATGTTATCAAATTGTTATCAAATATAATCAATAGTTTACATTAAACAAACTTTTACTTAACAATTTGGTAACATTGAATGAAAATTTAACATTGGAAATTAACCAGATACAAAAAAAACCAACGCTAAAGCATTGGTTTTACTGGGGTTTTATAAAAAATATAAATTTACGATATCGTTATAATTTCATACAAAAATTAGTTCAATAATGCATCTAACTGCTGCTGAAGCTCTGGGGAGGAAGGTCTTGCGGCATCAGCACTTACAATATTACCTTTTGGATCAATTAGAATAAATCTTGGAATTCCAGTAACGTTATAACTCGTTACAAAAGCAGATTTCCATTCATTATCAGACAAAAGCTGAATACCTCCAAGTTGTTTGTCCGTTACAAATTTTTTCCATTTGTCATGATCTTTTGGAGTATCAACAGAAACACTTACAAATTCAATATTTTTCCCATGATATTTTTCTTCAATTTTTTGAAGATACGGAATCTCAGCTCTGCAAGGCCCGCACCAGGTCGCCCAAAGGTCGATGTAAACATACTTTCCTTTTAAGTCTGAAAGTTTTGTTTTTCCACCTTTATGATTTTCATAATCAAAATCAGCTGATGGCGTGTTATTCATTTTTGCCATTTCCACTGCTTTCTGACGAAGTTGTGAGATATAAGCAATTGCATCAGTTCCATTTTCAGTTTCGATCTTTACAAACTCGGGATCCAATTTCTTATTATTCAATCGTCCTGCATCAGCTGCTCTTTTAGCCTCTATTAATTTATTAAAAGTCTCATCATTTACATTTGCGATACTACCCTCATAAAGTTTTTCATCAGCTAAAATTCGCTGCGCCAAAATATTGTTTTCTAAACTTCCCTTACCAGTATATACAATAGATTCATCAAACTGCTTTGCATCCATTTTCAATTTGATGTCATACCCATTCTTCAGAAATAATTCAGTCGTTTCTACTCCATCTGACAAACGGCTTCTACCACCATCAACCATTAAAGTATCTTTAAAAATACCTTTTTGATTAACATTAATTGTTTTTACAATTTTTCCATTGTTGATAATCTTAATAACATCACCATTTCTATTGGCGATATTAGCTTCAAAAGTGACATATTTTTTAGATTGTCCAACGACATTTAATGTGCTGAAAAGAACCAAACCGGCAATAAAAAGTTTCTTCATATATATTAAGATTTGTTTTTAGTTATTCAAATCTAAAGAAATAACAACTTCAAATTTTATCAATTAACAAAATATTTCAAATTAATGAGTATCAAGTAGAACATTAAATGGTATAATTTGAATTTTGTGTTTACTTTTGCAGTCTAAAATTTTGATCATGTATAGAAGTCATAATTGCGGCGAGTTAAACGCCTCAAATATTAATACGGAAGTTACACTAGCGGGTTGGGTGCAAAAATCACGCGATAAAGGATTTATGAATTGGGTTGATTTACGTGACCGTTACGGAATTACACAACTTATTTTCGACGAAAGTCGTAGCGATAAAACTGTTTTTGAATTAGCAAAAACGCTTGGTCGTGAATTTGTAATTCAGGTAAAAGGAACTGTTATTGAGCGTGAAGCCAAAAACAAAAATATTCCAACTGGCGATATCGAAATTTTAGTTTCTGAATTAAACATTTTAAATGCAGCCTTAACACCTCCATTTACAATCGAGGATGAAACAGATGGTGGAGAAGATATCAGAATGAAATACCGTTATTTAGATATCAGAAGAAATCCTGTAAAAAACAGTTTGCTTTTCCGTCATAAAGTAGCGATGGAAGTTCGTAAATATTTATCTGATTTAGATTTCTGCGAAGTTGAAACTCCTTATTTAATCAAATCAACTCCGGAAGGAGCAAGAGATTTCGTTGTACCAAGCCGTATGAACGAAGGACAATTTTATGCATTGCCACAATCCCCACAAACTTTCAAACAGTTGTTGATGGTAGGCGGAATGGATAAATATTTTCAAATTGTAAAATGTTTCCGTGATGAAGATTTGCGTGCAGACCGTCAGCCTGAGTTTACACAAATCGATTGCGAAATGGCATTTGTAGAGCAAGAAGATATTTTGAATGTTTTTGAAGGATTAACAAGACATTTATTGAAAGAAATTAAAGGTATTGAAGTAGATAAATTCCCAAGAATTACCTACGATTATGCCATGAAAACATACGGAAATGACAAACCGGACATTCGTTTTGGGATGGAGTTTGGTGAGTTAAACGAATTTGCTCAGCATAAAGATTTTCCGGTATTTAATGCAGCAGAATTGGTAGTTGGGATTGCAGTTCCAGGAGCAGGAAATTATACTCGTAAAGAAATTGACGGGTTAATTGACTGGGTAAAACGTCCTCAGGTTGGAGCATCAGGAATGGTGTATGCAAAATGCAATGACGACGGAACTTTCAAATCATCTGTAGATAAATTTTACGATCAGGACGATTTAGGACAATGGGCAAAAATTACAGGAGCAAAACCTGGTGATATGATTTTTGTACTTTCGGGACCAGCTGATAAAACACGTGGGCAACTTTCAGCGCTTCGTATGGAATTGGCCACTCGTTTAGGATTGCGTAAACCAGAAGAATTTGCTCCATTATGGGTTGTAGATTTCCCATTACTAGAGTTAGATGAAGAAAGCGGACGTTACCATGCAATGCACCACCCGTTCACTTCTCCAAAACCAGAAGACATGCATTTATTAGAAACGCAGCCAGGAAAAGTGCGTGCCAATGCTTATGATATGGTTTTAAACGGAAATGAAATTGGCGGAGGATCGATTCGTATTCACGATAAAGCTACGCAACAATTAATGTTTAAATATTTAGGATTTACTGAAGAAGAAGCAAAAGCACAATTTGGTTTCTTAATGGACGCTTTTCAATTTGGAGCACCCCCACACGGAGGATTGGCATTTGGTTTGGACAGACTTGTTGCTATTTTAGGAGGCCAGGAAACGATTAGAGATTTTATTGCTTTCCCAAAAAACAATTCAGGTCGTGATGTTATGATTGATGCACCTGCAACAATTGATGATTCTCAATTAAAAGAATTACATATTAAAGTTGATATCGTATAAATTCTTAGATTTTTTTAAATACAAAACTGCAATTATTTTTTAGTTGCAGTTTTTTTTTATTCCTCCTTTTTTGATTTGTTCTAAATTCTTAAAAAAGACACCAAACAAGAGTCTCCACAATAATTAATTCTAAATTATTAAACAAATTACAATAATTGTCAAAATGACCTTAATATGAGGTTGTTTTTTCTTAGTTCTATTCTTACAATTAATGATTCTCAATTAAAGTACTTTTGTACATGATTTGATGCAATATAAATAGCGAAAACACTGTGAATCAATAATTTTTATAAAAAATTAACACCTTATTGTCTTTTGTATGAATTTATATCTTACATTTGCTTCATTATAAATTATTATTACAATTACAATGCGTACAGGTACAGTAAAATTTTTCAATGAATCTAAAGGTTATGGATTCATTACAGACGAAGAAACAGGAAAAGATATCTTCGTTCACGCTTCAGGAATTAACGCGGAAGAATTACGCGAAGGTGACCGTGTAAGCTATGAAGAAGAAGAAGGAAGAAAAGGGAAAGTTGCTGCTAAAGTAGCAGTAATCTAAGAAAAATATAGCAATTTATTTTTTTTGCCTCTGAATGGTTTAAAAACGTTTCGATTTATTTCGAAGCGTTTTTTTTTGTTCAAATCTTAAAAAAAACATAAAAAAGGATGCTGTTATTTATAATCAATAAAAATTACAAATAATCACCCTTTTGCAATACACTTAAATCCTTTTTTAGCTTGTGATTTACAGAGTTGAAAGTTATCTTTGTGGCTTATTCTTTAAGTAAAAAACCTAAGTTTATGCAATCTGATCAATACAGTTACATTCCTATTTTAATGCAGTTCATTTTAGCTGTTGGTTTTGTGGTAGGAACAATCATTATTTCTGGAAAATTAGGACCAAAAAGAACCTCAGAAGTTAAAGACAAAAACTTCGAGTGTGGTATCGAATCTGTTGGTAATGCCCGTATTCCCTTTTCAGTAAAATACTTTCTGGTAGCTATTTTGTTCGTGTTGTTTGATGTGGAGGTTATTTTCCTTTATCCTTGGGCTGTAAACTTTAAAGAATTAGGAATGGAAGGAATGCTGAAAATGATTGTTTTCATGGCACTTCTTTTAGTTGGTTTCTTTTATATCATCAAAAAGAAAGCTTTAGACTGGGAATAATACGATTTTAGATTTTAAATTAATGATTTTAGATTTAAGAATTAGCTGATGTCTGAACTTAAATAAAAACATAAATTTAAAATTTGATTTCCTTGAATTAATATACTGATTTAAAAAAATTGATTTTAACTTTTAAGATTTCCCCAAATCTAAAATCTAAAATCAGAAATCTAAAATAAAATGAGCGATTCAAATGTAAATATGGTTGCGCCGCCGGAAGGAGTTGTAGGAGAAGGTTTCTTCGCTACAAAACTAAATGACGTTGTAGGTTTAGCAAGAGCCAATTCATTATGGCCATTGCCTTTTGCAACTTCATGCTGTGGTATCGAATTTATGGCTACAATGGCTTCACATTATGATTTAGCACGATTTGGTTCTGAGCGTGTGAGCTTCTCTCCTCGTCAGGCAGATATGTTAATGGTAATGGGAACTATTTCTAAAAAAATGGCGCCTATTTTAAGACAGGTTTACGAACAAATGGCTGAACCTCGTTGGGTAATTGCCGTTGGAGCATGTGCTTCATCAGGTGGAATCTTCGATACTTATTCTGTTTTACAAGGAATTGATAAAGTAATTCCGGTTGACGTTTACGTTCCGGGATGCCCGCCAAGACCAGAACAAATTGTTGATGGAGTAATGAAACTTCAGGAGTTGGTAAGAAGCGAATCTGTTAGACGCAGAAGTTCTCCAGAATACCAAGAATTACTAGCTTCATATAATATTTCATAAGATGGCCTTAGAAAATACCCTTATTCAGGATAAACTTGCAGAAACATTTGATTCAAGTGTTTTTAACTTTCACCAAGAAAGAGATATTTTTTCAATAGAAACAACAGCTGACAAAATCACTGCTTTAATTCTTTTCTTGAAAAACGATTCTGATTTACGCTTTCACTTTTTAACCGATTTATGCGGTATCCATTATCCGGACAACGAAACAGATCATCAATTCGCGATAGTATATCACTTACACAACTGGTACGAAAACAAACGTATTAGAATTAAAGTATATTTAAGCGGCGAAAAACCAGAGATAAAATCAATCTCAAATATTTTCCTGAGTTCAAACTGGATGGAAAGAGAAACATACGATTTCTTCGGGATTAACTTTATTGGGCATCCGCAATTGAAACGTATTTTGAATATGGACGAAATGATCTCTTTCCCAATGCGAAAAGAATTCCCAATGGAAGACAGCGGAAGAACGGATAAGGACGACAGATTCTTTGGAAGAACAACAACAAATTGCTAAAAAATAAATAATTCAACATTATAAAATGTCAGAACTATTATTACCACCAGAGCATCGATATGCTAAAATAATAAAGGAGAAACTAAACGAAGACGGAAGCGAACTTTCAGTACTAAATTTAGGTCCAACACATCCAGCGACTCACGGTATTTTTCAGAATATCTTATTGATGGATGGAGAGAGAATTCTTGAGGCTGAACCAACTATTGGTTATATCCACAGAGCATTCGAAAAAATTGCCGAAAATCGTCCTTTCTATCAAATTACGCCTCTTACAGATCGTATGAACTATTGCTCCTCTCCTATTAACAATATGGGATGGTGGATGACTTTAGAAAAATTATTAAATATTGAAGTTCCAAAACGTGCTCAATATTTAAGAGTTATCGTAATGGAATTAGCTCGTATTACAGATCACTTAATCTGTAACTCGATTCTTGGTGTAGACACTGGTGCGTATACTGGTTTCTTATACGTTTTTCAATTTAGAGAAAAAGTTTACGAGATCTACGAAGAAATTTGTGGCGCTCGTTTAACAACAAATATGGGAAGAATTGGTGGTTTCGAAAGAGATTGGTCACCAGAAGCTTTCCGCAAATTAGATGTGTTTTTAAAAGATTTTCCTGTCGCCTGGCAAGAATTTGAAAACTTATTCGAAAGAAACAGAATTTTCCTTGACAGGACTGTAAATGTTGGTGCAATCTCAGCAGAGCAAGCAATGGCTTACGGATTTACAGGTCCAAATTTACGTGCTGCAGGTGTTGATTATGACGTTCGTGTTGCACAACCTTATTCGTCTTACGAAGATTTCGATTTTATTGTTCCTGTTGGAAAATCAGGCGATACTTACGATCGTTTTTGTGTTCGTAATGCCGAAGTTCGCGAAAGCTTAAGCATCATTCGTCAGGCTTTAGACAAGATGCCTGCCGGTAATGAATATCATGCAGAAGTTCCTGATTACTACCTGCCTCCAAAAGAAGATGTTTACACTTCAATGGAATCTTTAATTTATCACTTTAAGATTGTAATGGGAGAAGTTCCTGTACCGGTTGCAGAAATTTATCACCCGGTTGAAGGAGGAAATGGA contains:
- a CDS encoding PepSY domain-containing protein encodes the protein MSNRNYNIYFHTHTVSGIVISVVLFVIFFAGSFSFFRDEIINWERSESSAITKEIQLDYNTALQKLDKQYVLHGRNITISKPSNERRVAIYMEGTKDTLAPVKQKEGSFFYLDTKNFKTFTYEESYSLGEFLYRLHFLAQVPYPVGYYLSGFVALFFLFAIVTGVLLHWKKIVSNFYVFRPKEKLKTLWTDAHTALGMIGLPFQFVYAVTGAFFMIKLLIVAPAVMALYKGDQNKLYKELEYTDPDYKFENKKLANPFNIDQLIAKAKSNWSDFEITRVFIQNYGDANMHVLVEGEIPNHKKFTGVGKVVYRLSDGKEIAKKNPITQNNYLDVVKNVLYRIHYGDYGGYSLKIVSFILGIITCFVIISGVMIWLVARQKNNMPEKKRRFNAAVVRIYLAICLSMYPITALAFIVTKIFYPLTQNHLYTVYFVGWLILTVFFILKKNDAFTNKFCLISGSILGFLIPITNGIVSGKWFWTSFIQNKIQVFFIDVFWIVLASISLYVAYHLKAKKEAVAEK
- a CDS encoding PepSY domain-containing protein, translated to MGFKKQVRFLHKWLGLISGLIVFIISITGCIFCFHDEIKDITRKEWRFVEPQKKSFLMPSVLQQKAKEILPKNTASMVSYYGRNRSAIVYTYSDTENLYLYFNPYTGKYLKTENPETDFFIIVEYIHLYLLLPDYIGKHIIGGATIIFILLLISGIIQWWPKRKHDIKRSFTVKWSSKWRRVNYDWHNTSGFYISITVLILAITGLTFTYEWVGHGVYKTFNFGGDKALETKAPIIDTTKFKTNSITAVDRAFIETAKLQPKAEMFFVLLPQKKGDIISTGAYPHTLRYDHQSNYYFHPLDGKLIQSNPYDKKSLGLQVVEMNYGIHTGQILDLPGKIIAFIVSLIAAALPVTGFVIWYGRRKKSRKNLKA
- a CDS encoding toxin-antitoxin system YwqK family antitoxin, producing MKKCVILVAMMFSGILVAQEVKPELEAVGNKVKATYYFENGKVQQEGFFKDGKLDGVWVSYDEKGNKVAVGEYTDGLKTGKWIFFNENSLCEVAYENSKVSSVKNLQKNALADRN
- a CDS encoding TlpA disulfide reductase family protein yields the protein MKKLFIAGLVLFSTLNVVGQSKKYVTFEANIANRNGDVIKIINNGKIVKTINVNQKGIFKDTLMVDGGRSRLSDGVETTELFLKNGYDIKLKMDAKQFDESIVYTGKGSLENNILAQRILADEKLYEGSIANVNDETFNKLIEAKRAADAGRLNNKKLDPEFVKIETENGTDAIAYISQLRQKAVEMAKMNNTPSADFDYENHKGGKTKLSDLKGKYVYIDLWATWCGPCRAEIPYLQKIEEKYHGKNIEFVSVSVDTPKDHDKWKKFVTDKQLGGIQLLSDNEWKSAFVTSYNVTGIPRFILIDPKGNIVSADAARPSSPELQQQLDALLN
- the aspS gene encoding aspartate--tRNA ligase encodes the protein MYRSHNCGELNASNINTEVTLAGWVQKSRDKGFMNWVDLRDRYGITQLIFDESRSDKTVFELAKTLGREFVIQVKGTVIEREAKNKNIPTGDIEILVSELNILNAALTPPFTIEDETDGGEDIRMKYRYLDIRRNPVKNSLLFRHKVAMEVRKYLSDLDFCEVETPYLIKSTPEGARDFVVPSRMNEGQFYALPQSPQTFKQLLMVGGMDKYFQIVKCFRDEDLRADRQPEFTQIDCEMAFVEQEDILNVFEGLTRHLLKEIKGIEVDKFPRITYDYAMKTYGNDKPDIRFGMEFGELNEFAQHKDFPVFNAAELVVGIAVPGAGNYTRKEIDGLIDWVKRPQVGASGMVYAKCNDDGTFKSSVDKFYDQDDLGQWAKITGAKPGDMIFVLSGPADKTRGQLSALRMELATRLGLRKPEEFAPLWVVDFPLLELDEESGRYHAMHHPFTSPKPEDMHLLETQPGKVRANAYDMVLNGNEIGGGSIRIHDKATQQLMFKYLGFTEEEAKAQFGFLMDAFQFGAPPHGGLAFGLDRLVAILGGQETIRDFIAFPKNNSGRDVMIDAPATIDDSQLKELHIKVDIV
- a CDS encoding cold-shock protein, with the translated sequence MRTGTVKFFNESKGYGFITDEETGKDIFVHASGINAEELREGDRVSYEEEEGRKGKVAAKVAVI
- a CDS encoding NADH-quinone oxidoreductase subunit A; translated protein: MQSDQYSYIPILMQFILAVGFVVGTIIISGKLGPKRTSEVKDKNFECGIESVGNARIPFSVKYFLVAILFVLFDVEVIFLYPWAVNFKELGMEGMLKMIVFMALLLVGFFYIIKKKALDWE
- a CDS encoding NADH-quinone oxidoreductase subunit B, whose amino-acid sequence is MSDSNVNMVAPPEGVVGEGFFATKLNDVVGLARANSLWPLPFATSCCGIEFMATMASHYDLARFGSERVSFSPRQADMLMVMGTISKKMAPILRQVYEQMAEPRWVIAVGACASSGGIFDTYSVLQGIDKVIPVDVYVPGCPPRPEQIVDGVMKLQELVRSESVRRRSSPEYQELLASYNIS
- a CDS encoding NADH-quinone oxidoreductase subunit C, translating into MALENTLIQDKLAETFDSSVFNFHQERDIFSIETTADKITALILFLKNDSDLRFHFLTDLCGIHYPDNETDHQFAIVYHLHNWYENKRIRIKVYLSGEKPEIKSISNIFLSSNWMERETYDFFGINFIGHPQLKRILNMDEMISFPMRKEFPMEDSGRTDKDDRFFGRTTTNC
- a CDS encoding NADH-quinone oxidoreductase subunit D; translation: MSELLLPPEHRYAKIIKEKLNEDGSELSVLNLGPTHPATHGIFQNILLMDGERILEAEPTIGYIHRAFEKIAENRPFYQITPLTDRMNYCSSPINNMGWWMTLEKLLNIEVPKRAQYLRVIVMELARITDHLICNSILGVDTGAYTGFLYVFQFREKVYEIYEEICGARLTTNMGRIGGFERDWSPEAFRKLDVFLKDFPVAWQEFENLFERNRIFLDRTVNVGAISAEQAMAYGFTGPNLRAAGVDYDVRVAQPYSSYEDFDFIVPVGKSGDTYDRFCVRNAEVRESLSIIRQALDKMPAGNEYHAEVPDYYLPPKEDVYTSMESLIYHFKIVMGEVPVPVAEIYHPVEGGNGELGFYLVTDGSRTPYRLHFRRPCFIYYQAYPEMIKGALLSDAIVILSSLNVIAGELDA